A region from the Triticum urartu cultivar G1812 chromosome 1, Tu2.1, whole genome shotgun sequence genome encodes:
- the LOC125543462 gene encoding scarecrow-like protein 34: MAIEPLRDNLDGIAVTDQPYDGDSSSQQQLTVHSYDLSGPHSTVLSPANQVSVNSSHGQNKFQIAAGGSPERHRIRSNDALHYISQMLMEDVDEGVGICQGAALQAAEKPFRDILGEGYAPPTNWPPLHSKNIPDNPDKSGTNCYKRLWNTSFSNDYSSYNVLQPLATPLSPYICNRSPFIPNQSSISVGLTSGSGLPALHGQRGVREERMFAPSIDKLVIYSKNNILYISQLTTKEKVRERTENTIFEVADPRGWAIFQGRNNEHHAITTCAIIRNESFDQVVLCYGHSDRITRLQERMAGEGNKISLKGQSRSRKQPRKELVDLRTLLIHCAQAVAEDSYLLASELLLKIRQHSSADGDCTQRLAFYLADGLKARLAGIGSQVYRNLVERRTSTADWLEAYSLFLAAFPFGRALYYFATQAILDVSQGKPRVHIVDFGIGFGFQWPLMIQRLAQQEEGAPKLRITGIDVPQPGFYPCEMIEETGKRLADYANRFKVPFQYQGIAASRWETIKIEDLNIDEDEVLIVNCMFRMKNLGHETDAVNGARDKVLKTMRRMNPKIFISGTVNGLLSSPFFIQRFKEVMLHYSSLFDMLDANVPRDNEARKMVERILFGQDALNIIACEGAERTQRPEIYRQWQARCLKAGFQQLPVDQAILKNIVHRKNLHYHEEFFAVEDCGWLLQGWKGRVLYAISKWKPNETYGDQ; encoded by the coding sequence ATGGCGATTGAACCTCTCCGTGACAATCTGGATGGCATCGCAGTAACCGACCAACCATACGATGGTGATTCCTCTTCCCAGCAGCAACTCACCGTGCACAGCTACGACCTGAGTGGTCCACACTCAACAGTTCTCTCCCCAGCCAACCAAGTAAGTGTCAACAGCAGCCATGGACAAAATAAATTTCAGATTGCTGCAGGGGGTAGCCCTGAGCGCCACCGAATCAGATCAAACGATGCTCTTCACTACATAAGCCAGATGCTGATGGAAGACGTTGACGAGGGGGTCGGCATATGCCAAGGGGCTGCTCTTCAGGCTGCTGAGAAGCCATTCCGTGACATTCTTGGGGAGGGATACGCGCCGCCTACTAACTGGCCGCCATtgcatagcaaaaacataccagACAACCCTGATAAGAGTGGGACCAATTGTTACAAGAGGCTCTGGAACACTAGCTTCAGTAATGACTATTCCAGTTACAACGTGTTACAGCCTTTAGCAACCCCGTTGAGTCCATATATCTGCAATAGGAGTCCTTTTATACCAAACCAGTCATCGATAAGTGTCGGATTGACTTCCGGATCTGGCCTCCCTGCCTTGCATGGCCAGAGAGGTGTCAGGGAGGAAAGAATGTTTGCTCCAAGTATTGATAAGCTGGTGATATATTCAAAGAATAACATACTTTATATTTCCCAACTGACTACGAAGGAAAAAGTAAGAGAGAGGACCGAAAACACAATTTTTGAGGTGGCAGACCCAAGGGGTTGGGCTATCTTTCAAGGAAGGAACAATGAACATCATGCCATCACCACTTGTGCAATAATTCGAAATGAAAGTTTTGACCAAGTTGTGCTATGCTATGGTCATTCTGACCGAATAACAAGACTGCAAGAAAGGATGGCGGGGGAAGGAAACAAGATCTCACTGAAAGGCCAGAGCAGAAGTAGGAAGCAACCGAGGAAAGAGTTGGTTGATCTCCGGACTCTCCTCATCCACTGCGCACAAGCTGTGGCAGAAGACAGCTACCTGTTGGCCAGTGAACTGCTATTGAAGATAAGACAACACTCTTCAGCAGATGGTGATTGTACTCAGAGACTGGCATTTTACTTGGCGGATGGCCTCAAGGCACGCTTGGCTGGGATCGGGAGTCAGGTTTATCGCAATCTCGTGGAAAGGCGAACAAGTACAGCAGATTGGTTAGAGGCTTATAGCCTTTTTCTTGCAGCTTTCCCTTTTGGGAGGGCGTTATACTACTTTGCCACCCAAGCTATTCTTGATGTCTCACAAGGGAAACCAAGGGTACACATCGTTGATTTCGGCATCGGCTTCGGCTTTCAGTGGCCATTAATGATTCAGAGACTTGCACAGCAAGAAGAGGGAGCCCCTAAGCTTCGGATCACAGGTATAGACGTTCCCCAGCCAGGTTTCTACCCCTGCGAAATGATCGAGGAGACAGGGAAGCGGTTGGCTGATTACGCAAATAGGTTCAAGGTACCTTTCCAGTATCAGGGCATTGCCGCTTCAAGATGGGAGACTATCAAAATTGAGGATCTTAACATTGACGAGGATGAAGTTCTCATAGTGAACTGCATGTTCCGGATGAAGAATCTCGGTCATGAAACCGATGCCGTAAATGGTGCAAGGGATAAGGTGCTCAAAACTATGAGGAGGATGAACCCGAAGATTTTTATTTCTGGCACCGTGAATGGGTTACTCAGTTCTCCCTTCTTCATACAACGTTTCAAAGAGGTTATGCTCCATTACTCTTCACTGTTTGACATGCTTGACGCAAATGTTCCACGGGATAACGAAGCAAGAAAGATGGTTGAGAGGATCCTATTTGGGCAGGATGCTCTTAACATCATAGCATGTGAGGGTGCAGAAAGAACTCAGAGGCCAGAAATTTACAGGCAGTGGCAAGCAAGGTGCCTCAAGGCTGGGTTCCAGCAGCTTCCTGTCGATCAAGCCATCTTAAAGAACATAGTACACAGGAAGAACTTACATTATCATGAAGAATTCTTTGCTGTTGAAGATTGTGGCTGGCTGCTACAAGGATGGAAAGGGAGAGTACTTTATGCTATATCTAAATGGAAACCTAATGAAACATATGGGGACCAGTAA